Proteins encoded by one window of Yersinia massiliensis:
- the kbl gene encoding glycine C-acetyltransferase, which yields MSLPSERNPFYQQLEQQLKTTRAEGLYKNERIITSAQQADISVADGNRVINFCANNYLGLANHPRLIAAAKKGMDTHGFGMASVRFICGTQDAHKDLEQKLASFLGMEDAILYSSCFDANGGLFETLLGPEDAIISDALNHASIIDGVRLCKAKRYRYANNDMSELEAQLKQAKAEGARHIMIATDGVFSMDGVIANLKGVCDLADEYQALVMVDDSHAVGFVGANGRGTHEYCEVMDRVDIITGTLGKALGGASGGYTAGRKEVVEWLRQRSRPYLFSNSLAPAIVAASIEVLSLLEDGAELRDRLWANARLFREKMSAAGFTLAGADHAIIPVMLGDATLAQEFANALLKEGIYVTGFFYPVVPKGQARIRTQMSADHTTEQVERAIEAFVRIGKQLNVIA from the coding sequence ATGTCCCTGCCTTCTGAAAGAAACCCGTTTTATCAGCAACTCGAACAACAACTCAAAACTACCCGTGCTGAAGGGTTATATAAAAACGAACGGATTATCACTTCCGCTCAGCAAGCTGATATTTCTGTTGCTGATGGGAACCGCGTCATTAATTTTTGCGCCAATAACTATTTGGGCCTGGCAAATCACCCGCGACTGATCGCCGCAGCTAAAAAAGGTATGGATACACATGGCTTTGGTATGGCATCGGTGCGTTTTATCTGTGGTACGCAAGATGCTCACAAAGACTTAGAGCAGAAGCTCGCCAGTTTTCTAGGAATGGAAGATGCCATTCTCTACTCCTCTTGCTTTGATGCGAACGGCGGTTTGTTTGAAACCTTGCTCGGGCCAGAAGATGCCATTATCTCGGATGCGCTGAATCATGCCTCCATCATTGATGGCGTGCGGTTATGTAAAGCTAAACGTTACCGTTATGCCAACAACGATATGAGCGAGCTAGAAGCGCAGCTAAAACAAGCCAAGGCCGAGGGTGCACGTCATATTATGATTGCCACTGACGGCGTGTTCTCGATGGATGGGGTGATCGCCAATCTGAAAGGCGTTTGTGATTTGGCGGATGAATATCAAGCATTAGTCATGGTGGATGATTCCCACGCTGTGGGTTTTGTCGGAGCCAATGGGCGTGGGACGCATGAGTACTGCGAAGTGATGGATCGCGTTGATATTATCACTGGCACCTTGGGTAAGGCGCTCGGCGGGGCATCTGGTGGTTACACGGCTGGCCGTAAAGAAGTGGTTGAATGGTTGCGCCAGCGTTCACGGCCTTACTTGTTCTCCAACTCATTAGCCCCCGCTATCGTTGCCGCCTCAATTGAAGTGTTATCACTCTTGGAAGACGGTGCCGAACTGCGTGACCGTCTGTGGGCGAACGCTCGTCTTTTCCGTGAGAAAATGAGTGCTGCCGGTTTCACGCTGGCGGGTGCTGATCATGCCATTATCCCTGTGATGCTGGGTGACGCAACATTGGCGCAAGAGTTTGCCAATGCATTGCTGAAAGAGGGAATTTATGTCACCGGTTTCTTCTATCCGGTTGTTCCAAAAGGTCAGGCTCGTATCCGTACACAGATGTCGGCCGACCACACGACAGAGCAGGTAGAGCGGGCGATTGAAGCCTTTGTACGTATTGGTAAGCAACTTAACGTTATTGCGTAA
- the rfaC gene encoding lipopolysaccharide heptosyltransferase RfaC — MHVLIVKTSSMGDVLHTLPALTDAMHAIPDIRFDWVVEEGFSQVPAWHPAVDKVIPVAIRRWRKNWFGADTRQERCDFKRVVQQRSYDLVIDAQGLIKSAALITRIAKGVKHGPDCKSAREPFASWFYNCRHEIDTKQHAVERTRQLFAKSLGYDKPESYGDYAIAPRFLSQLPADAGQYLVFLHATTRDSKHWPESRWLQLIEQVAATGLKIKLPWGAEHEYQRALRLAEHFPHVEVLPKLSLQQVAEVLAGAKAVVSVDTGLSHLTAALNRPNITLYGPTDPGLIGGYGENQIAVISEQKSMDTITAETIMARLEALIS, encoded by the coding sequence ATGCACGTATTAATCGTTAAAACCTCTTCCATGGGCGACGTTTTACATACGCTTCCGGCGCTGACAGATGCGATGCATGCAATACCAGATATTCGCTTTGATTGGGTGGTCGAAGAGGGGTTCAGCCAAGTCCCGGCTTGGCATCCTGCGGTAGATAAAGTCATTCCAGTGGCTATCCGGCGTTGGCGCAAAAATTGGTTTGGTGCCGACACGCGCCAAGAACGCTGTGATTTTAAGCGTGTCGTGCAACAGCGGAGTTATGACCTGGTGATTGATGCGCAGGGCCTCATTAAAAGTGCCGCACTCATTACCCGCATCGCCAAAGGCGTCAAGCATGGTCCTGATTGCAAAAGTGCGCGAGAACCATTTGCCAGTTGGTTTTATAACTGCCGACATGAAATCGACACTAAGCAACATGCGGTTGAACGCACACGTCAGCTATTCGCCAAAAGTCTGGGTTATGACAAACCCGAAAGCTATGGTGACTATGCTATCGCGCCACGTTTTTTAAGTCAGTTGCCCGCCGATGCTGGTCAGTATTTGGTTTTCTTGCATGCAACAACCCGTGACAGTAAACACTGGCCTGAGAGCCGTTGGCTGCAATTGATTGAGCAGGTCGCCGCGACGGGGTTAAAAATCAAATTACCTTGGGGCGCAGAGCATGAGTACCAACGTGCTTTACGGCTAGCGGAGCATTTTCCTCATGTTGAGGTATTGCCTAAGCTCAGCCTCCAACAAGTGGCAGAGGTTCTAGCCGGTGCAAAAGCCGTAGTATCTGTTGATACGGGCCTAAGCCATCTTACTGCCGCATTGAATCGCCCCAATATCACGTTGTACGGTCCCACCGACCCAGGTTTAATTGGGGGTTACGGTGAAAACCAGATTGCCGTTATTTCCGAGCAAAAAAGTATGGATACTATTACAGCTGAAACCATTATGGCGCGATTAGAAGCATTGATTTCATAA
- the rpmB gene encoding 50S ribosomal protein L28: MSRVCQVTGKRPVSGNNRSHAMNATKRRFLPNLHSHRFWVEGEKRFVTLRVSAKGMRVIDKKGIETVLAELRTRGEKY, from the coding sequence ATGTCCCGAGTCTGCCAAGTTACTGGCAAGCGCCCGGTGAGCGGTAACAACCGTTCCCACGCAATGAACGCGACCAAACGCCGTTTTCTGCCGAACCTTCACTCTCACCGTTTTTGGGTTGAGGGCGAGAAGCGCTTTGTAACTCTGCGTGTATCTGCTAAAGGTATGCGTGTTATTGATAAGAAGGGTATCGAAACGGTCTTGGCCGAACTTCGTACCCGCGGTGAGAAGTATTAA
- the tdh gene encoding L-threonine 3-dehydrogenase: protein MKALSKLKAEEGIWMTDVPQPELGHNDIMIKIRKTAICGTDVHIYNWDEWSQKTIPVPMVVGHEYVGEVVAIGQEVKGFNIGDRVSGEGHITCGHCRNCRGGRTHLCRNTVGVGVNRPGSFAEFLVIPAFNAFKIPDNISDELAAIFDPFGNAVHTALSFDLVGEDVLVSGAGPIGIMAAAVCKHVGARHVVITDVNEYRLDLARKMGVTRAVNVSKENLNDVMAELGMTEGFDVGLEMSGAPPAFRSLLNSMNHGGRIAMLGIPPSDMSIDWNQVIFKGLFIKGIYGREMFETWYKMAALIQSGLDLTPIITHRFSIDEFQEGFDAMRSGKSGKVILSWD from the coding sequence ATGAAAGCACTATCCAAACTGAAAGCAGAAGAAGGTATTTGGATGACCGATGTGCCGCAGCCAGAGCTCGGCCACAACGACATCATGATCAAAATTCGCAAAACCGCTATCTGTGGCACGGATGTACATATTTATAACTGGGATGAGTGGTCGCAAAAAACGATCCCTGTCCCAATGGTGGTCGGCCATGAGTATGTGGGGGAAGTGGTCGCCATTGGTCAAGAAGTGAAAGGGTTTAATATTGGTGATCGGGTGTCTGGCGAGGGGCATATCACTTGCGGGCATTGCCGTAACTGCCGTGGGGGCCGAACCCATCTTTGCCGCAATACGGTAGGCGTTGGTGTGAACCGACCGGGCTCTTTTGCTGAGTTTCTGGTGATTCCTGCTTTTAATGCCTTCAAAATCCCAGATAACATTTCAGATGAGTTAGCCGCTATTTTCGATCCTTTCGGCAATGCTGTGCATACCGCATTATCCTTTGATTTAGTGGGGGAAGATGTGTTGGTGTCCGGTGCTGGCCCGATTGGTATTATGGCTGCTGCGGTGTGTAAGCATGTCGGTGCTCGCCATGTTGTCATTACAGATGTGAATGAGTACCGCTTGGACCTGGCGCGTAAAATGGGCGTCACGCGGGCTGTTAACGTCAGTAAAGAGAACTTGAATGATGTGATGGCCGAGCTGGGTATGACAGAAGGGTTTGATGTGGGGCTAGAAATGTCAGGTGCGCCACCTGCATTCCGTTCACTGCTTAACTCCATGAATCACGGTGGCCGTATCGCGATGTTGGGGATACCGCCATCTGATATGTCTATCGATTGGAATCAAGTGATTTTCAAGGGGCTGTTTATCAAAGGAATCTATGGCCGTGAGATGTTTGAAACCTGGTACAAAATGGCAGCACTGATTCAGTCTGGCTTAGATTTAACGCCGATCATTACTCACCGTTTCTCTATTGATGAGTTCCAAGAAGGTTTTGATGCCATGCGTTCAGGGAAATCAGGCAAGGTCATATTGAGCTGGGATTAA
- a CDS encoding glycosyltransferase family 2 protein produces the protein MSAKKRLSVVMITKNEASLLADCLASVNWADEIVILDSGSEDETVALAQQFGAKVYSNTEWPGYGKQRQLAQQYASGDYILMLDADERVTPELKVAIESVLLAPEEGAVYSLARRNLFLGRFMRHSGWYPDRVTRLYPHHQFRYNDDLVHESLASGSAKVIPLAGDLLHLTCRDFFAFQRKQLNYAEAWATQRHQQGKSCGYFSILSHTLGAFCKTWLLRAGFLDGKQGFLLAVVNAQYTFNKYAALWALSHQLQKSENS, from the coding sequence ATGAGTGCCAAAAAGCGTCTGTCTGTTGTGATGATTACCAAGAATGAAGCCTCACTACTGGCAGATTGTTTGGCATCCGTTAATTGGGCTGATGAAATCGTCATTTTAGATTCAGGCAGTGAAGACGAAACCGTCGCACTCGCTCAACAATTTGGCGCGAAAGTGTATAGCAATACCGAATGGCCGGGTTACGGTAAACAGCGGCAGTTAGCTCAGCAATATGCCAGTGGTGATTACATTCTGATGCTGGACGCTGATGAGCGTGTTACCCCTGAACTGAAAGTCGCTATCGAATCTGTGCTATTAGCTCCAGAAGAGGGGGCAGTTTATAGCCTTGCACGGCGCAACCTATTCTTAGGCCGTTTCATGCGCCATAGCGGCTGGTATCCTGATAGAGTCACCCGCTTGTACCCGCATCACCAATTCCGTTACAACGATGATTTAGTTCATGAATCCCTTGCGAGTGGATCTGCCAAGGTTATTCCCTTGGCGGGCGACTTACTGCATCTAACTTGCCGCGACTTCTTTGCTTTTCAACGTAAACAACTTAACTATGCTGAAGCATGGGCGACTCAACGCCATCAGCAAGGCAAAAGTTGCGGTTATTTTTCTATTCTCAGTCATACTCTTGGGGCATTTTGTAAGACATGGCTGCTACGTGCTGGCTTCCTTGATGGTAAACAAGGGTTCTTGCTGGCTGTGGTCAATGCACAATATACTTTCAATAAATATGCGGCTCTGTGGGCATTAAGCCATCAACTTCAGAAAAGTGAGAATTCATGA
- the mutM gene encoding bifunctional DNA-formamidopyrimidine glycosylase/DNA-(apurinic or apyrimidinic site) lyase, with amino-acid sequence MPELPEVETSRRGIEPYLVGQTILYAVVRNARLRWPVSDEILALSDQPVLSVQRRAKYLLLELPTGWIIVHLGMSGSLRILSEESEAEKHDHVDLVISNGKILRYTDPRRFGAWLWAKDLETSNVLAHLGPEPLSDDFTAEYLFEKSRNKRTVIKQWVMDNKVVVGVGNIYASESLFAAGILPDRAAGSLIQAEIARLVATIKAVLLHSIEQGGTTLRDFLQSDGKPGYFAQELQVYGRAGAPCRHCGQLIEIAKHGQRSTFFCRHCQH; translated from the coding sequence ATGCCTGAATTACCAGAAGTTGAAACCAGCCGACGCGGGATCGAACCTTATCTTGTCGGCCAGACGATTTTGTATGCAGTGGTCAGAAACGCGCGCTTACGTTGGCCGGTGTCCGATGAAATTTTGGCACTCAGTGATCAACCGGTGTTGAGTGTGCAGCGTCGGGCAAAGTATTTATTGCTAGAGCTACCTACGGGCTGGATTATCGTGCATTTGGGGATGTCAGGCAGCTTGCGTATTTTGTCTGAAGAATCTGAAGCAGAAAAACATGATCACGTCGATTTGGTGATCAGCAATGGCAAAATACTGCGTTATACCGATCCACGCCGTTTTGGCGCTTGGTTATGGGCAAAAGACCTTGAAACCAGCAATGTGCTCGCGCATTTAGGGCCAGAGCCACTGAGTGATGATTTTACGGCTGAGTATTTGTTTGAAAAATCACGCAATAAACGCACGGTGATCAAGCAGTGGGTGATGGATAACAAAGTTGTGGTCGGGGTCGGCAATATTTACGCCAGCGAATCTTTATTTGCTGCCGGTATTTTACCTGATCGTGCCGCCGGTTCATTGATACAGGCTGAAATCGCGCGATTGGTCGCTACGATAAAGGCGGTGTTATTGCATTCTATCGAGCAGGGTGGCACGACATTGCGCGACTTTTTACAGTCGGACGGCAAACCAGGCTATTTTGCGCAAGAATTGCAGGTGTATGGGCGAGCAGGAGCGCCATGCCGCCATTGTGGGCAACTGATTGAAATAGCGAAACATGGGCAGCGCAGTACGTTCTTCTGTCGCCACTGCCAGCATTGA
- the coaD gene encoding pantetheine-phosphate adenylyltransferase has product MTTKAIYPGTFDPMTNGHLDLVTRASAMFSHVILAIADSSSKKPMFTLDERVALAKQVTAPLKNVEVVGFSELMAEFAKKHNATILVRGLRSVSDFEYEWQLANMNRHLMPKLESVFLMPSEKWSFISSSLVKEVARHGGDITPFLPAPVTKALLSKLA; this is encoded by the coding sequence ATGACGACCAAAGCCATTTACCCAGGAACATTTGATCCAATGACCAATGGGCATTTGGACTTAGTGACACGGGCTTCAGCAATGTTCAGTCATGTGATTCTGGCTATCGCCGACAGTTCCAGCAAAAAACCGATGTTCACGTTGGACGAACGAGTGGCGTTAGCCAAACAAGTCACCGCGCCGCTAAAAAATGTTGAAGTGGTGGGATTCAGTGAACTGATGGCGGAATTTGCCAAAAAACACAATGCGACAATTTTAGTGCGGGGCTTACGCTCTGTATCTGACTTTGAGTATGAATGGCAGCTCGCCAATATGAACCGCCATTTGATGCCAAAACTAGAAAGTGTGTTCCTGATGCCATCAGAAAAATGGTCGTTTATCTCTTCTTCCTTGGTAAAAGAAGTAGCGCGGCACGGTGGCGATATCACGCCTTTCTTACCTGCGCCAGTGACCAAAGCACTATTATCGAAACTGGCCTAA
- the waaA gene encoding lipid IV(A) 3-deoxy-D-manno-octulosonic acid transferase gives MLLRLYQVLLYLIQPLIWLRLLLRSRKAPAYRKRWGERYGFCAGKVVAGGIMLHSVSVGETLAAIPLVRALRHRYPSLPITVTTMTPTGSERVQSAFGKDVHHVYLPYDLPGSVNRFLDQVNPKLVIIMETELWPNLINALYRRKIPLVIANARLSARSATGYKKIGSFMRNMLQRITLIAAQNKEDGDRFIELGLKRSQLTVTGSLKFDISVTPELAARAVTLRSQWAAHRPVWIATSTHDGEETILLEAHRQLLVHFPTLLLILVPRHPERFPKAVELTQKAGLSYTLRSKGEIPSASTQVVIGDTMGELMLLYGIADLAFVGGSLVERGGHNPLEAAAHAIPVLMGPHTFNFKDICAKLEQAEGLITVTDTSSLVKEITLLLTDEDCRLYYGRHAVDVLHENQGALQRLLHLLEPYLPQRSH, from the coding sequence ATGTTGCTGCGCTTATATCAGGTACTGCTCTACCTTATTCAACCTTTGATTTGGTTACGATTGCTGTTACGTAGCCGTAAAGCCCCCGCTTATCGTAAGCGCTGGGGTGAACGTTATGGTTTCTGTGCCGGTAAAGTGGTTGCTGGCGGTATCATGCTGCATTCCGTTTCAGTCGGTGAAACCTTAGCCGCTATCCCATTAGTCAGGGCATTACGTCACCGCTACCCATCGTTACCTATCACCGTCACGACCATGACCCCCACTGGGTCTGAGCGCGTCCAGTCAGCGTTTGGTAAAGATGTTCATCACGTTTATCTGCCTTATGATCTCCCCGGTTCTGTCAATCGCTTCTTGGATCAGGTCAACCCAAAGCTGGTGATCATCATGGAAACAGAGCTGTGGCCAAACCTGATCAATGCCCTTTATCGCCGCAAGATACCACTGGTGATTGCGAATGCGCGCCTCTCCGCTCGTTCTGCTACTGGCTACAAAAAGATCGGCAGCTTTATGCGCAATATGCTGCAACGTATCACATTGATCGCCGCACAAAATAAAGAAGATGGGGATCGTTTCATTGAGTTGGGCCTCAAACGCTCACAACTGACGGTAACGGGTAGCCTAAAGTTTGATATTTCTGTCACCCCTGAACTAGCCGCCAGAGCAGTCACATTACGCAGCCAATGGGCAGCACACCGCCCGGTGTGGATTGCAACCAGTACCCATGATGGCGAAGAAACCATTTTGCTAGAGGCTCATCGGCAATTATTGGTGCATTTCCCAACCTTACTGCTGATTCTGGTGCCACGTCATCCCGAACGTTTTCCAAAAGCGGTCGAACTGACGCAAAAAGCAGGGTTGAGTTACACCTTACGCAGCAAAGGCGAGATTCCTTCAGCCAGTACACAAGTGGTGATAGGCGATACCATGGGTGAACTCATGCTCTTGTACGGAATCGCAGATTTAGCCTTTGTTGGCGGTAGCTTAGTTGAGCGTGGTGGTCATAATCCACTGGAAGCAGCCGCACATGCGATACCCGTGCTAATGGGGCCACATACGTTTAACTTTAAAGACATCTGTGCCAAGCTGGAACAGGCCGAAGGCCTGATTACCGTCACCGACACTTCATCGCTGGTGAAAGAGATAACCCTGCTGCTGACAGATGAAGATTGCCGCCTCTATTATGGCCGCCATGCGGTTGATGTGCTGCATGAAAATCAGGGCGCCCTACAACGGCTTTTACATTTGCTGGAGCCTTATCTACCGCAACGGAGCCACTAA
- the rpmG gene encoding 50S ribosomal protein L33: protein MAKGVREKIKLVSSAGTGHFYTTTKNKRTKPEKLELKKFDPVVRQHVIYKEAKIK from the coding sequence ATGGCTAAAGGTGTTCGCGAGAAGATCAAGCTGGTTTCTTCTGCTGGTACTGGTCACTTCTATACCACTACGAAGAACAAGCGTACTAAGCCGGAAAAATTGGAACTGAAGAAATTCGATCCAGTTGTCCGTCAACACGTGATCTACAAAGAAGCTAAAATTAAATAA
- the rfaD gene encoding ADP-glyceromanno-heptose 6-epimerase — MIIVTGGAGFIGSNIVKALNNIGYKDILVVDNLKDGTKFVNLVDLDIADYMDKEDFVASIVAGDDMGDIDAIFHEGACSSTTEWDGKYMMDNNYQYSKDILHFCLDRGIPFLYASSAATYGGRTDNFIEDRQYEQPLNVYGYSKFLFDQYVREILPQADSQICGFRYFNVYGPREGHKGSMASVAFHLNNQINAGERPKLFSGSENFKRDFIYVGDVADVNLWFWQNGVSGIFNCGTGRAESFQAVADAVVDFHQSGPVEYIEFPEKLKGRYQAYTQADLTNLRAAGYDKPFKTVAEGVKEYLAWLNRSI, encoded by the coding sequence ATGATCATCGTCACTGGCGGCGCCGGCTTCATTGGCAGCAACATTGTTAAGGCACTGAATAATATCGGCTATAAGGATATTTTAGTCGTAGATAACCTGAAAGACGGCACTAAATTCGTCAATCTGGTAGATCTGGATATCGCTGATTACATGGATAAAGAAGATTTTGTTGCCAGTATTGTTGCCGGCGACGACATGGGCGATATTGATGCGATTTTCCACGAAGGTGCTTGCTCTTCCACCACCGAGTGGGATGGCAAGTACATGATGGATAACAACTATCAGTATTCAAAAGATATCCTACACTTCTGTCTGGATCGCGGTATTCCGTTCTTGTACGCCTCTTCTGCTGCCACTTACGGTGGGCGTACAGATAATTTCATCGAAGATCGCCAGTACGAGCAACCGCTTAACGTTTATGGCTATTCCAAATTCTTGTTCGATCAGTATGTACGCGAGATCCTACCGCAAGCTGATTCCCAAATTTGTGGATTCCGTTATTTCAACGTTTATGGCCCACGTGAAGGCCACAAAGGCAGCATGGCGAGCGTCGCTTTCCATCTGAATAACCAGATCAATGCCGGAGAAAGACCAAAGTTGTTCTCTGGTAGCGAAAACTTCAAACGTGACTTCATCTATGTGGGTGATGTGGCTGACGTTAATCTGTGGTTCTGGCAAAACGGTGTATCCGGCATTTTCAACTGCGGTACGGGTCGCGCTGAATCATTCCAAGCTGTCGCCGATGCCGTGGTTGATTTCCACCAAAGTGGGCCAGTGGAATATATTGAATTCCCAGAGAAACTGAAGGGCCGCTATCAGGCATACACGCAAGCCGATCTGACTAATTTGCGTGCTGCCGGTTATGACAAGCCATTCAAAACTGTCGCTGAAGGCGTCAAAGAATATCTGGCGTGGCTTAACCGCTCAATCTAA
- the radC gene encoding RadC family protein, whose amino-acid sequence MDEWNGQLAPREKLLKYGAAVLSDAELLALFLRTGIPGMHVMKMAESLIEAFGSLHGLISADYKTLCAHKGVGTSKYSQIQAIGELASRCFSSHLMQESVLLNPEVTQKFLQNILSHREREIFLVMFLDNQHRVIRHEEMFTGTINSVEVHPREIVREALKVNAAALILAHNHPSGMAEPSQADRLMTTQVIKACSLLDIRVLDHLVVGRGECVSFAERGWL is encoded by the coding sequence ATGGATGAGTGGAATGGGCAGCTTGCGCCAAGAGAAAAATTACTTAAATACGGCGCTGCCGTGTTGTCAGATGCCGAATTACTTGCGCTTTTTCTGCGCACAGGTATCCCAGGTATGCATGTCATGAAAATGGCTGAAAGTCTGATTGAAGCTTTTGGTTCTCTTCACGGGCTGATATCGGCCGATTATAAGACGTTATGCGCACATAAAGGGGTAGGGACATCGAAGTACAGCCAGATTCAGGCGATAGGTGAACTGGCCAGTCGCTGCTTTTCCTCACACTTAATGCAAGAAAGTGTCCTGCTTAATCCCGAGGTTACGCAAAAATTTCTGCAAAATATTCTTTCTCACCGTGAACGAGAGATTTTTTTAGTGATGTTTTTGGATAATCAGCATCGTGTTATTCGCCATGAAGAGATGTTTACTGGTACCATCAACAGCGTTGAGGTCCATCCGAGGGAAATTGTGCGTGAAGCGCTGAAGGTGAATGCCGCCGCGCTGATTCTGGCGCATAATCACCCCTCCGGCATGGCTGAACCGAGCCAAGCTGACCGTTTAATGACAACGCAGGTGATTAAAGCCTGTTCATTATTAGACATTCGGGTGCTCGATCATTTAGTGGTAGGCCGAGGTGAATGTGTCTCATTTGCTGAACGCGGATGGCTTTAG
- the rfaF gene encoding ADP-heptose--LPS heptosyltransferase RfaF: MKILVIGPSWVGDMMMSQSLYRTLKAEYPAAVIDVMAPAWCRPLLARMPEVRHAIPMPLGHGSFAFDERRRLGLALRESGYDRAYVLPNSFKSALIPYFSGIKHRIGWRGEMRYFLLNDMRILDKEAFPMMVQRYVALAYDKERIHSAADLPQPLLWPQLQVHDDEILEITKSYKLSDNRPIIGFCPGAEFGPAKRWPHYHYATLAQKLIDAGYQVILLGSAKDNEAGEEIRQALGEDSREYCLNLAGQTSLEQAVVLIAACCAVVSNDSGLMHVAAALNKPLVALYGPSSPDFTPPLSDKATVIRLITGYHKVRKGDSAQGYHQSLIDIQPEQVMDALEKQLAAQKCSAKEED; encoded by the coding sequence ATGAAAATACTGGTCATCGGCCCTTCTTGGGTTGGCGATATGATGATGTCGCAAAGTCTTTACCGCACCCTGAAGGCCGAATATCCGGCAGCCGTTATTGATGTGATGGCACCCGCGTGGTGCCGTCCGCTTTTGGCTCGAATGCCGGAAGTGCGGCACGCAATCCCCATGCCACTAGGACACGGGTCTTTTGCTTTTGATGAGCGTCGACGCTTGGGCTTGGCCTTACGTGAATCAGGTTATGACCGTGCTTACGTGCTACCAAATTCATTTAAATCAGCCCTGATACCTTATTTTTCAGGGATTAAGCATCGTATTGGCTGGCGTGGCGAGATGCGCTATTTCTTGCTCAATGATATGCGAATACTGGATAAAGAAGCCTTCCCAATGATGGTTCAGCGCTATGTTGCGTTGGCCTACGATAAAGAGCGAATTCATTCGGCGGCCGATTTACCGCAGCCGCTACTGTGGCCCCAGTTGCAGGTTCACGATGACGAAATCTTAGAAATTACAAAGTCATATAAGCTTAGCGATAACCGCCCGATTATTGGTTTTTGCCCCGGCGCTGAATTTGGCCCAGCAAAACGCTGGCCACACTATCACTATGCTACGTTGGCGCAGAAACTGATTGATGCGGGTTATCAGGTTATCTTGCTTGGCTCGGCGAAAGATAATGAAGCCGGTGAAGAGATTCGTCAGGCTCTGGGTGAAGATTCCCGTGAATATTGCCTCAATCTGGCAGGCCAAACGTCACTGGAACAGGCGGTGGTACTGATTGCCGCTTGCTGTGCTGTCGTCAGTAACGATTCAGGCCTAATGCATGTTGCCGCAGCCTTAAATAAGCCTTTGGTGGCCTTGTATGGCCCAAGCAGCCCAGATTTTACCCCGCCGCTGTCTGACAAAGCGACCGTCATTCGCCTGATTACTGGCTACCATAAAGTGCGCAAAGGCGATAGCGCTCAGGGCTATCATCAGAGTTTGATTGATATCCAGCCAGAGCAAGTTATGGATGCCCTTGAAAAACAGCTTGCTGCGCAAAAATGCTCAGCCAAAGAGGAAGATTAA